A section of the Lujinxingia vulgaris genome encodes:
- a CDS encoding DUF4385 domain-containing protein, with protein MAGEYDIDFRAHPEAYRYSPDEKGVFKVEPYKSELLPLWRYRDEAAARASVEAIEARYRAYREAGDFVGMDMARKYLQMGFTRAMRYAKYPGGRKYDENGQVREAQTWADAEKRLAAVVFREAWERVREDAAYREGVEAHKGG; from the coding sequence ATGGCTGGCGAATACGACATCGACTTTCGAGCGCATCCGGAGGCCTACCGTTACTCTCCCGATGAGAAGGGCGTCTTTAAGGTGGAGCCTTATAAAAGCGAGCTTTTGCCCCTGTGGCGCTACCGCGACGAGGCGGCGGCGCGGGCCTCGGTGGAGGCGATTGAGGCGCGCTACAGGGCGTATCGGGAGGCCGGGGATTTTGTAGGGATGGATATGGCGCGCAAGTATTTGCAGATGGGGTTTACCCGGGCGATGCGCTACGCCAAATATCCCGGTGGCCGCAAATACGATGAGAATGGACAGGTCAGGGAGGCGCAGACCTGGGCCGACGCCGAGAAGCGACTCGCCGCGGTGGTGTTTCGGGAGGCCTGGGAGCGGGTGCGTGAGGATGCGGCGTATCGGGAGGGGGTTGAGGCGCATAAAGGCGGTTGA
- a CDS encoding helix-turn-helix transcriptional regulator yields the protein MNINTLAPEHTTNERQERGRLVLFLAIFLLVSTLAGLDLIADLSQDAGPVHLAIEGLLVLGGLFGSFSMMRALQQTTARNRALQTNADALRVKLRARTHEARALNEELSQTRARALQWQREARELMQGLSVAIDRQFDRWELTEAEKEVAMLLLKGLSHKEIAALRQTSDATTRQQARAVYKKGDLSGRNELAAFFLEDLLLPPDAVEKEAS from the coding sequence ATGAATATCAACACCTTAGCCCCCGAACACACCACAAATGAGAGACAGGAGCGCGGCCGCCTGGTCCTCTTTCTGGCGATCTTTTTGCTCGTCTCCACCCTGGCCGGCCTCGATCTCATCGCCGATCTTTCCCAGGACGCCGGCCCGGTTCACCTGGCCATCGAAGGGCTGCTGGTGCTCGGGGGCCTTTTTGGAAGTTTCAGCATGATGCGCGCCCTGCAGCAGACCACCGCGCGCAATCGCGCGCTTCAAACCAACGCCGACGCCCTGCGCGTCAAGCTGCGCGCCCGCACCCATGAAGCCCGCGCCCTCAACGAGGAGCTCTCCCAGACCCGCGCCCGCGCCCTGCAATGGCAACGCGAGGCCCGCGAGCTGATGCAGGGCTTAAGCGTGGCCATCGACCGGCAATTCGACCGCTGGGAGCTCACCGAGGCCGAAAAAGAAGTCGCGATGCTCCTGCTCAAAGGCCTCTCCCATAAAGAGATCGCCGCGCTGCGCCAGACCAGCGACGCCACCACCCGCCAGCAGGCCCGCGCCGTCTACAAAAAGGGCGACCTCTCCGGCCGAAACGAACTCGCCGCCTTCTTCCTCGAAGACCTCTTGCTCCCCCCCGACGCGGTGGAGAAGGAGGCATCCTGA
- a CDS encoding glycerophosphodiester phosphodiesterase: MGLVAFFARSWRVMALSRSDHPHPPSVLEEERRAPLIDYARRGAHIWSPRAELVTKTSMAEAREAGLQVHPWTVNEPLEMQRLIDLGVDGIISDRPDLLVARRK; the protein is encoded by the coding sequence ATGGGTCTGGTCGCCTTTTTTGCGCGTTCCTGGCGAGTGATGGCCCTCTCTCGCTCGGACCACCCTCATCCTCCGTCGGTGCTTGAGGAAGAGCGTCGCGCCCCGCTCATCGACTACGCCCGCCGCGGCGCCCATATCTGGTCACCCAGGGCCGAGCTTGTTACCAAAACCTCCATGGCCGAGGCCCGCGAGGCCGGGCTGCAGGTGCATCCCTGGACGGTCAACGAGCCTTTGGAGATGCAACGTCTGATCGATCTGGGGGTCGACGGCATCATCAGCGATCGCCCGGATCTGCTCGTGGCGCGGCGTAAATAA
- a CDS encoding esterase/lipase family protein: protein MMPPETSPTPRSAALVSVLALMLIAAAGLTSCFSWQHDAEDLDPLQGKELVVIVHGLGRTEASMIPLSHALEEAGYEVLSWGYSSFCCRLETIGQQLASELERIEGPRPTKIHFVGHSFGNLVIRQLLTHTPPPEPGRVVMLAPPNQGSTKADRWAPYFSWMLAPLDDLVTDPSGAAASLPPIRERAVGIIAGRYDGKVSIDETRMKGTDAHIVVPSAHTFIMADGQVHALVLSFLETGVFEGATPE, encoded by the coding sequence ATGATGCCCCCCGAAACCTCACCGACGCCGCGCTCCGCCGCCCTCGTCAGCGTCCTCGCGCTTATGCTGATCGCGGCCGCGGGCCTCACCAGCTGCTTCAGCTGGCAGCACGACGCCGAAGATCTCGACCCCCTCCAGGGCAAAGAGCTCGTGGTCATTGTGCACGGCCTCGGCCGCACCGAAGCCTCCATGATCCCGCTGAGCCACGCGCTGGAAGAGGCCGGCTACGAGGTGTTGAGCTGGGGCTACTCGAGCTTCTGCTGCCGCCTGGAGACGATCGGCCAGCAGCTCGCCAGCGAGCTTGAGCGCATCGAGGGCCCGCGCCCCACAAAAATTCATTTTGTCGGCCACAGCTTTGGAAACCTCGTCATCCGCCAGCTCCTCACCCACACCCCTCCCCCCGAACCCGGCCGCGTCGTCATGCTCGCCCCGCCCAACCAGGGCTCCACCAAAGCCGACCGCTGGGCCCCCTATTTTAGCTGGATGCTCGCCCCCCTCGACGATCTCGTCACCGACCCGAGCGGCGCGGCCGCCTCGTTGCCGCCAATCCGCGAGCGCGCGGTCGGCATCATCGCCGGCAGATACGACGGCAAGGTCAGCATCGACGAGACCCGCATGAAAGGCACCGACGCCCACATCGTCGTGCCCTCCGCCCACACCTTCATCATGGCCGACGGGCAGGTGCACGCGCTGGTGTTGAGTTTTCTGGAGACGGGCGTCTTTGAGGGCGCGACACCCGAGTAG
- a CDS encoding DUF2231 domain-containing protein, protein MELSLLHPKVVHFPMALAILMPLLTAGLLLAWWRGWLPRRSFVIALLFQLVLGVTSFAALQTGEVDEEVAERVVPHEAIEEHEEAAEQFFWAVVIVLGVFVASGAIRKESIAKGTAVAALVGTVVVAGLGYRVGEAGGDLVYEHGAAEAFQPGARAPQDAADGVDRDSQ, encoded by the coding sequence ATGGAACTTTCCCTTCTTCATCCCAAGGTGGTTCATTTTCCGATGGCCCTGGCCATCCTGATGCCCCTGCTGACGGCGGGGCTTTTGCTGGCGTGGTGGCGGGGGTGGTTGCCGCGGCGCAGCTTCGTCATCGCGCTGCTCTTTCAGCTGGTGCTGGGCGTGACGAGCTTTGCGGCCCTGCAGACTGGCGAGGTCGACGAGGAGGTCGCCGAGCGGGTGGTGCCTCATGAGGCCATTGAGGAGCATGAGGAGGCCGCCGAGCAGTTTTTCTGGGCGGTGGTGATCGTGCTGGGGGTCTTTGTGGCTTCGGGCGCGATTCGCAAAGAGTCGATCGCGAAGGGCACAGCAGTGGCGGCGCTGGTGGGCACGGTGGTGGTCGCCGGGCTGGGCTACCGGGTCGGGGAGGCGGGCGGCGATCTGGTGTATGAACATGGGGCTGCGGAGGCGTTTCAGCCGGGTGCCCGAGCGCCCCAGGACGCCGCTGACGGCGTCGACAGGGATTCGCAGTAG